Proteins co-encoded in one Jeotgalibacillus malaysiensis genomic window:
- a CDS encoding N-acetylmuramoyl-L-alanine amidase has protein sequence MSVGNYLNLMPHMSSWRVYVIGRSPVAGNEVGSLAPTMFGGLSYRITGNPSTDLYTIQTESFGTVNIYAPRDNDSSITTIAQFDNQSNSTGSGDYLNLQPHMTSWRVYPIGASPVAGNEVGSLAPATFGGLSYRILDEPSGDLYTIETESFGRVNIFAPRDPDSTISNSPEFSNGGDRGSSETGSGEFLNLAPHMDSWRVYPFGVSPVSGNEVGNLAPSRYGGLSYEILGQPSPNLYTILTESFGRVNIYAPEDNDSSFTSSPLYLDSADGSAGATHGNYLNLMPHMTSWRVYPLGVPMVAGNEAGNLGPSLFGGLSYRILGSTGTDSYTISTESFGTVNIYAPRDDDSSITSTPVFGEVSGGTESGGGSTIINDDPIVSNPNGVKIILDAGHGGHDDGATGNGLIEKNVNLTITRELGRILALNGANVQFRRSYDTYNKLDEIVDMANSSGADLFISIHCNAIFSATVSGTECFTDNPSPAESQLSAAIAESISSRMGIYNRGAKQESFRVIKDTRMPAILVETGFLTNSGDAYLLRTQPEAFASAIASAIISNLGLVPSEPILTEEEKRKLVREERERIIENFREAYFPFREHVTVKDALPVLETGGDGDYEAQFTYGPFKGKFILSKHLKTTGFSNAKAIVKNGKIEGEIGANINNKITENIGDFGIGLNAASDKGFAVLMKVGDIQHSIGFDENGNPKFSITLNMPDIVIVEGVEANLLIQIELVFDPDVPQFLEFITVPQKEAFKEAVNNPKFQAVAGTAGVLALIVGGIWLVLAVPSAPIWAPPVFLMLLLTDEIKKIIDET, from the coding sequence ATGTCAGTAGGAAATTATTTAAATCTTATGCCACATATGAGTAGTTGGAGAGTATATGTTATTGGAAGATCACCCGTGGCAGGGAATGAAGTTGGCAGCTTAGCGCCAACAATGTTTGGCGGATTATCATACCGAATCACGGGAAACCCAAGCACTGATCTTTATACAATCCAAACAGAGAGTTTTGGAACTGTGAATATTTACGCCCCTCGTGATAACGATAGTTCAATCACTACGATTGCTCAGTTTGATAATCAATCAAATTCAACAGGATCAGGGGATTACTTGAACTTACAGCCCCACATGACTTCATGGAGAGTGTACCCTATCGGAGCTAGCCCAGTTGCAGGGAATGAAGTGGGTAGCCTAGCACCAGCAACATTTGGAGGTCTATCTTATCGCATTCTTGATGAACCTTCAGGGGATCTATATACGATAGAAACAGAAAGTTTTGGCCGTGTGAACATTTTTGCACCACGTGATCCAGATAGTACTATTTCAAATAGTCCAGAGTTCTCCAACGGTGGTGATCGAGGTTCTTCTGAAACAGGGTCGGGAGAATTTTTAAACCTTGCCCCTCATATGGATTCTTGGAGAGTCTATCCATTTGGTGTTAGTCCAGTGAGTGGAAACGAAGTCGGAAATTTGGCGCCGTCACGCTATGGTGGATTATCGTATGAAATTCTTGGACAACCTTCACCCAATTTATATACGATTTTGACGGAAAGTTTTGGTCGGGTGAATATTTACGCTCCCGAAGACAACGACAGTTCCTTTACATCTTCTCCACTTTACCTAGATTCCGCAGATGGTTCTGCTGGAGCGACTCATGGTAACTATTTAAACTTGATGCCACACATGACTTCTTGGAGAGTGTACCCTTTGGGTGTACCAATGGTGGCAGGGAATGAAGCAGGTAATCTTGGCCCGTCTCTTTTCGGTGGATTGTCTTATAGAATCCTAGGCTCAACAGGTACAGATAGTTATACAATTAGCACGGAAAGCTTTGGGACAGTCAATATTTACGCTCCAAGAGATGATGATAGTTCGATCACTTCTACTCCTGTTTTTGGTGAAGTTAGTGGGGGTACAGAATCTGGAGGCGGAAGTACTATCATAAATGATGATCCGATTGTCTCGAATCCTAATGGTGTAAAGATCATTCTTGACGCTGGTCATGGCGGTCATGACGACGGTGCAACCGGAAATGGTCTTATTGAAAAAAACGTGAATTTGACAATTACACGTGAACTTGGCCGAATCCTTGCTTTAAATGGCGCTAATGTTCAATTTAGACGTTCATATGACACATACAATAAATTAGATGAAATTGTAGATATGGCTAATAGTAGCGGTGCAGATCTATTTATTTCAATTCATTGTAATGCAATTTTTAGCGCCACAGTATCGGGGACAGAATGTTTTACGGATAACCCCTCGCCTGCAGAATCACAATTATCAGCAGCGATCGCAGAATCCATTTCTTCACGTATGGGGATATACAATCGAGGAGCAAAGCAGGAAAGTTTTCGAGTTATTAAAGATACTAGGATGCCAGCAATTTTAGTTGAAACTGGTTTTCTAACGAATAGCGGTGATGCATATTTACTTCGTACACAGCCAGAAGCGTTTGCATCTGCAATTGCATCTGCAATCATTTCAAATTTAGGTTTAGTTCCATCTGAACCAATTCTCACAGAAGAAGAAAAAAGGAAGTTGGTCAGAGAAGAACGCGAAAGAATAATTGAAAATTTTAGAGAAGCATATTTTCCTTTTCGTGAACATGTAACAGTGAAAGATGCTCTTCCAGTATTGGAGACGGGTGGAGATGGTGATTATGAGGCTCAATTTACTTATGGACCATTTAAAGGAAAATTTATTCTATCTAAACATCTTAAAACAACAGGCTTCTCTAATGCTAAAGCTATTGTAAAAAATGGAAAAATCGAAGGTGAAATTGGGGCGAATATTAACAATAAAATCACCGAAAATATAGGGGATTTTGGGATTGGATTGAACGCTGCTAGCGACAAAGGTTTTGCAGTCCTAATGAAAGTTGGCGATATTCAACACTCAATCGGCTTTGATGAAAACGGAAACCCAAAGTTTTCCATTACTTTAAATATGCCGGATATTGTTATTGTTGAAGGAGTCGAAGCAAATCTATTAATTCAAATAGAGCTTGTGTTTGATCCTGATGTTCCTCAATTTCTAGAGTTTATTACGGTACCACAAAAAGAGGCTTTTAAAGAGGCTGTTAATAATCCTAAATTTCAAGCAGTGGCAGGCACTGCTGGTGTCCTCGCTTTAATTGTTGGGGGAATATGGTTAGTATTAGCTGTCCCTTCTGCGCCGATTTGGGCACCTCCAGTATTCTTAATGCTGTTATTAACTGACGAAATTAAAAAAATCATTGATGAAACTTAA